A genomic window from Drosophila innubila isolate TH190305 chromosome 4, UK_Dinn_1.0, whole genome shotgun sequence includes:
- the LOC117783913 gene encoding uncharacterized protein LOC117783913, with the protein MENNQIPVTQKSNHVSSVLLYGIPIVSLYIEGQERLCLAQISNTLLKQFSYNEIHNRRVALGITCVQCTPVQLEILRRAGAMPVSSRRCGMITRREAERLCKSFLGDNTPPRLPDDFAFNVQHKCAWGCRGSFLPSRYNSSRAKCIKCSYCGMFFSPNKFIFHSHRLTTNDRYIQPDAANFNSWRRHMTLCGHEQEEKIVHAWEDVKAMFNGGTRKRLVSCNNNRNSQNSPAITATATTRTTTTPSTTGLVESSIECDSDDKRLSLSEETMPCSKRSLDQQYNYSTVAAAAAVVGVTAVATTVGMPFNLHHHHHHHRSTVLSPLQSLRNEHDLSIMPLSRNFVVDYTMWQQQQHQQHQQQQQQQQQQQQHHSKNKNESCPIPSWIRSEINASPFNASIIKNESQHPSNCSTVLKNARKITEAVINNNNNNNTSDFSDFNIPSILSSSAFKPVVASTAIVSTSLYAARSNDSSNSNIYISPTQSTRTTTVFTNNTVQRLPFHNSATSAFSPILETELPDNIKPISSEDVDDDDNDEDDEVVDIETTEDENQIETINDDVAFNVVCSHSPDYISSLSAGHSHSLSHSHSGSPNVDVDGDGSTTDAEDQFDLKANICSYDINISRSNIKLNLNHDNDKITSIAINDEDELRTNYFKHSNEFSSSTPPPTTQSQSAKTILLL; encoded by the exons ATGGAAAACAATCAAATACCCGTAACCCAAAAATCAAATCAC gtTAGTTCAGTATTGCTATATGGTATACCAATCGTATCATTGTACATTGAGGGCCAGGAACGTCTGTGTTTGGCGCAAATTTCAAATACTCTTCTCAAGCAATTCAGCTACAATGAGATTCACAATCGACGAGTGGCATTGGGCATAACCTGTGTACAGTGCACACCCGTCCAGTTGGAAATACTGAGAAGAGCCGGCGCAATGCCGGTAAGTTCGCGTAGATGCGGAATGATAACACGCCGTGAAGCTGAACGGCTGTGCAAGAGTTTCTTGGGTGATAATACACCCCCGCGATTACCGGATGATTTTGCATTCAACGTACAGCACAAATGCGCTTGGGGATGTCGAGGATCATTTCTACCATCGCGCTATAATTCATCTCGTGCCAAGTGCATCAAGTGTTCCTATTGTGGAATGTTTTTCTCGCccaataaattcatatttcaTTCGCATCGCTTGACCACCAACGATAGATATATTCAGCCGGATGCGGCTAATTTTAATTCCTGGCGTCGTCATATGACACTCTGCGGACATGAACAGGAGGAGAAGATTGTTCATGCTTGGGAGGATGTGAAGGCAATGTTTAATGGTGGCACAAGAAAGCGACTTGtgagctgcaacaacaatcgcaATTCCCAGAACTCACCAGCAAtcactgcaacagcaacaactagaacaacaacaacgccttCAACAACTGGCTTGGTGGAATCTTCCATAGAATGTGACAGTGATGACAAAAGATTATCCCTCAGCGAGGAGACGATGCCATGTTCGAAAAGATCGTTGGATCAGCAATATAATTACAgcactgttgctgccgctgcagcGGTTGTTGGTGTTacagcagtggcaacaactgtTGGTATGCCCTTCAATCtgcatcatcaccatcatcatcatcgttcgACGGTTTTATCTCCACTGCAATCACTGCGAAATGAGCATGATTTATCTATAATGCCGCTTTCCAGAAACTTTGTCGTTGACTACACaatgtggcagcagcaacaacatcaacaacaccaacagcaacagcagcaacaacagcagcagcaacagcaccattcaaaaaataaaaacgaatccTGCCCGATACCATCATGGATCCGATCGGAAATAAATGCATCGCCATTTAATGCAAGTATTATAAAAAACGAATCCCAACATCCGTCGAATTGTAGCACCGTTCTCAAGAATGCTCGCAAAATAACCGAAGCGgtcatcaataataataacaacaacaacacaagtgATTTCTCTGATTTCAATATACCATCGATATTAAGCTCGTCGGCTTTTAAGCCTGTTGTCGCCTCGACAGCAATCGTATCGACTTCGCTATACGCAGCACGCTCAAATGATTCGAGCAACAGCAATATCTACATAAGTCCAACACAATCCACGAGAACAACGACCGTATTTACCAATAATACCGTACAACGATTACCATTTCATAATTCGGCAACGAGTGCATTTTCCCCAATATTAGAAACTGAACTACCGGATAATATTAAACCCATCTCATCTGAAGATGTtgacgatgatgataatgatgaggACGATGAAGTTGTCGATATTGAAACCACGGAGGATGAAAACCAAATCGAAACAATCAATGATGATGTAGCCTTCAATGTTGTATGCTCCCATTCTCCAGATTATATATCATCTCTCAGTGCAGGACACTCCCATTCCCTTTCCCATTCTCATTCGGGTAGTCCaaatgtcgatgtcgatggcGATGGATCGACTACAGATGCTGAGGATCAGTTCGATTTAAAGGCTAATATTTGCTCATATGACATTAACATTAGTCGCTCCAATATAAAGCTAAATCTAAATCATGATAACGATAAAATTACATCAATTGCCATTAATGATGAAGACGAGTTAcgcacaaattattttaaacatagtAATGAG TTCTCTTCGTCAACGCCACCACCGACAACCCAGTCCCAATCCGCCAAGACAATTCTATTGCTGTGA
- the LOC117793978 gene encoding ankyrin-3: MTLGETQTEEGIQQIQKQSKSQGREKTAERMLKKQTNPDHNSESMDNGNVDKTAYTNAKHQKQSDETISFLRAARSGDLAKVLEFINGGLISDINTCNANGLNALHLAAKDGFVDICNELLKRGINVNNATKKGNTALHIASLAGQQQVIKQLIQYNANVNVQSLNGFTPLYMAAQENHDGCCRLLLSKGANPSLATEDGFTPLAVAMQQGHEKVVAVLLESDVRGKVRLPALHIAAKKNDISAATMLLQHDPNADIVSKSGFTPLHIAAHYGNVNIASLLLERGADVNYTAKHNITPLHVACKWGKSSVCRLLLSQKARIDTTTRDGLTPLHCAARSGHVEVIELLLSLKAPILSKTKNGLSALHMSAQGEHDEAARLLLDHKAPVDEVTVDYLTALHVAAHCGHVRVAKLLLDYGADPNSRALNGFTPLHIACKKNRLKVAELLLKHGASIGATTESGLTPLHVASFMGCMNIVIYLLQHEASPDMPTVRGETPLHLAARANQTDIIRILLRNGAEVDAIAREGQTPLHVASRLGNIDIIMLMIQHGAQVNACTKDMYTALHIAVKEGQEEVCQMLIENGAQVDAVTKKGFTPLHLASKYGKAKVAQLLLEKGAAIDCQGKNEVTPLHVATHYDHQEVVLLLLERGASPQISARNGHSALHIAAKKNSLEIVQQLLQHGADVGGRSKSGFTPIHLAAQEGHVDMVQLLVDHEANANIAAKNGLTPLHLAAQEGHVPVSQILLDYGANISERTKAGYTPLHIAAHHNQINEIKFLLENDANIEMTTNVGYTPLHQAAQQGHIMVINLLLRHKANPNAVTNNGQTALNIAHNLGYVTAVETLKVVTETSVIDTSTGVLEEKYKVVAPEFMHETLLSDSEDEGGDELLDHNQYKYMATDELKTTNEHDNTNFDTTNPEQEQLDGFVGNNMEKEIIKINDSNLYASTMERKSDNVVIIRPPVHLGFLVSFLVDARGGSMRGCRHSGVRIIVPPKACAEPTRITCRYVKPQRVANPPPLMEGEALVSRILEMSPVDSKFLSPIVLEVPHFGSLREKEREIIILRSDNGESWREHSMYDNEEHLLEALNETIESDVNPLEDLHTSRIIRIVTQNVPHFFAVVSRIRQEVHAIGPDGGTVSSTAVPQVQAIFPSHALTKKIRVGLQAQPVDLIGCSKLLGQGVAVSPVVTVEPRRRKFHKAITLSIPAPKTCNQGMVNSIPYGGGTNANAPTLRLLCSITGGQNRAVWEDVTGSTPLAFVKNSVSFTTTVSARFWLMDCRNVADAGRMATELYTYMAQVPFVVKFVVFAKRISATEAKLSVFCMTDDKEDKTLEQQEYFTEVAKSRDVEILQDQNIYLEFAGNLVPILKSGEQLNTKFQAFRENRLSFVVHIKDQEQPKGRVCFMSEPKVGPGEAPIQPICALNVSLNPDINEQVHEYNGNGSSNVMDYVKGLSNGLNIDQGLTYKDLINAEIQASAKSITDHVQSKENANVIEDTIQCADIRLSDISNLLGSDWPQLAKELGVPETDIDLVKAEYADQDVSQQSLIILRLWLTQQGSQATGNAMSQALNKIGRDDIVEQCMFNLQPVTDQLERGLAQARMQLPQMSTSQTEIHQLSDGLNETLNIDMLSQDVSQDLEEEIVRKECEFNEHQSNNATPVSIESNSIIQETIPGLPGVGQHKDDNFIECLTSNELKNMNVSTDKSHIKSEKSFASNM, from the exons atgaCACTTGGTGAGACCCAAACCGAGGAAGGGATACAACAGATACAGAAACAATCAAAAAGCCAGGGACGCGAAAAAACAGCAGAAAGAATGCTGAAAAAGCAAACGAACCCCGATCACAACAGCGAATCTATGGACAACGGAAATGTGGATAAAACAGCCTATACAAATGCAAAGCATCAAAAACAg AGTGATGAAACAATATCATTTCTTCGAGCTGCCCGCAGTGGGGACCTTGCAAAAGTTCTTGAATTCATAAATGGTGGACTTATCTCGGATATTAATACTTGTAATGCG AACGGACTGAACGCCTTACATCTGGCGGCAAAGGATGGCTTTGTCGATATTTGCAATGAACTGTTGAAGCGGGGCATAAACGTGAACAATGCAACCAAGAAAGGTAACACAGCTCTGCATATTGCATCGTTGGCGGGTCAGCAACAGGTGATAAAGCAGCTCATCCAGTACAatgcgaatgtgaatgtgCAATCGTTGAACGGCTTTACGCCACTATATATGGCCGCACAGGAGAATCATGATGGCTGTTGTCGTCTTTTACTGAGCAAAGGAGCAAATCCTTCGCTGGCCACCGAGGACGGATTCACACCATTGGCCGTGGCAATGCAACAGGGACACGAAAAGGTCGTCGCTGTGCTCCTTGAGAGCGATGTGCGGGGCAAGGTGCGATTGCCGGCGTTGCACATTGCGGCCAAAAAGAATGACATAAGTGCGGCAACAATGCTGTTGCAACACGATCCCAATGCTGATATCGTATCCAAGTCGGGCTTCACACCACTGCATATTGCGGCGCATTATGGTAACGTTAATATAGCCAGCTTATTGCTGGAACGTGGTGCCGATGTCAACTATACGGCCAAGCATAATATCACTCCACTGCATGTGGCCTGCAAATGGGGCAAGTCATCGGTTTGTCGGCTTTTACTCTCGCAAAAGGCGCGCATTGATACAACCACTCGGGATGGTCTAACTCCGCTTCATTGCGCTGCCCGATCCGGTCATGTTGAAGTCATTGAGCTGCTGCTAAGTCTCAAAGCGCCGATACTATCGAAAACAAAGAACGGACTGTCCGCACTCCATATGTCGGCGCAGGGTGAGCACGATGAGGCAGCACGGCTTTTACTCGACCATAAGGCACCCGTGGACGAGGTCACTGTGGACTACTTGACGGCTCTCCATGTGGCCGCCCACTGTGGCCATGTGCGTGTGGCTAAGCTATTGCTCGACTACGGAGCAGATCCAAACTCACGCGCCCTCAATGGTTTCACCCCATTGCACATTGCCTGCAAAAAGAATCGTCTCAAGGTTGCCGAATTGCTGCTTAAGCATGGCGCCAGCATTGGTGCTACCACTGAATCCGGCCTCACGCCGCTGCATGTGGCCAGCTTTATGG GATGTATGAACATTGTCATTTACTTGCTGCAACATGAAGCCAGCCCAGATATGCCCACTGTGCGTGGCGAGACGCCTCTTCATTTGGCTGCGCGTGCTAATCAG ACTGATATCATTCGAATATTGCTGCGGAATGGAGCTGAGGTGGATGCGATTGCTCGTGAGGGACAGACACCGCTGCATGTGGCCTCTCGTCTGGGCAACATTGATATCATCATGTTGATGATACAGCATGGTGCCCAGGTGAATGCCTGCACCAAGGACATGTATACAGCCCTACACATTGCGGTTAAGGAGGGCCAAGAAGAAGTCTGTCAAATGCTGATCGAGAACGGTGCACAGGTGGATGCGGTTACCAAGAAGGGCTTTACGCCTCTACACTTGGCCAGCAAATATGGCAAAGCAAAGGTGGCACAGCTTTTGCTGGAAAAAGGTGCGGCCATTGATTGCCAAGGCAAAAACGAAGTGACCCCATTGCATGTGGCCACACATTACGATCACCAGGAGGTGGTACTCCTGCTGCTGGAACGTGGCGCTTCCCCGCAAATCAGCGCTCGCAATGGACACAGTGCTCTGCACATTGCAGCCAAGAAGAACAGCTTGGAAATTGTCCAGCAGCTACTGCAACACGGTGCGGACGTGGGTGGCCGTAGTAAGTCGGGCTTTACGCCGATCCATCTGGCTGCGCAGGAGGGACACGTGGATATGGTACAACTGCTAGTTGACCATGAAGCGAATGCCAATATTGCAGCCAAAAATGGCCTGACACCATTGCATTTGGCTGCTCAGGAGGGACATGTTCCTGTCTCACAAATTTTACTCGACTACGGCGCTAACATTTCGGAGCGCACCAAAGCTGGTTATACACCACTTCATATTGCCGCACAccacaatcaaatcaatgaaattaaatttctactTGAGAATGATGCCAACATTGAGATGACCACTAACGTCGGCTATACACCTCTCCACCAAGCAGCCCAGCAGGGTCATATAATGGTCATCAATCTACTTCTGCGACACAAGGCCAATCCCAATGCAGTTACAAAT aatGGTCAAACGGCCTTAAATATTGCTCATAATCTTGGCTACGTAACGGCCGTGGAGACTCTTAAGGTCGTGACAGAAACATCTGTAATTGACACATCGACTGGAGTGTTAGAGGAAAAGTACAAGGTAGTAGCTCCAGAATTTATGCACGAAACATTGCTATCCGATTCGGAGGACGAAGGCGGCGACGAACTATTAGATCATAatcaatacaaatatatgGCGACTGATGAATTGAAAACCACAAATGAGCatgataatacaaattttgacaCTACAAATCCCGAACAAGAACAATTAGATGGATTTGTTGGAAATAATATGGAAAAAG AAATAATTAAGATAAACGATTCCAATTTATATGCATCTACGATGGAAAGGAAGTCAGATAATGTAGTCATCATCAGACCCCCTGTTCATTTGGG ATTCCTGGTTTCGTTTCTGGTAGACGCACGCGGCGGTTCAATGCGTGGTTGTAGACATAGTGGTGTTCGCATTATTGTGCCGCCAAAGGCTTGTGCAGAACCGACGCGTATAACTTGTCGCTATGTAAAGCCACAAAGGGTTGCCAATCCTCCGCCCTTGATGGAGGGTGAGGCGCTAGTGAGTCGCATATTGGAAATGTCACCAGTCGACAGCAAGTTTCTGAG CCCCATTGTATTGGAAGTACCACATTTTGGATCGCTGCGCGAGAAAGAACGTGAGATTATCATATTACGATCGGATAATGGAGAGAGCTGGCGCGAGCATAGCATGTATGACAATGAGGAGCATCTGTTGGAGGCACTGAACGAGACAATTGAATCGGATGTGAATCCCTTAGAGGATTTACACACAAGCCGAATAATTCGCATTGTGACACAGAATGTGCCGCATTTCTTTGCTGTTGTATCGCGTATTCGTCAGGAGGTACATGCGATCGGTCCTGACGGCGGAACCGTCTCCTCAACGGCCGTTCCTCAGGTTCAAGCAATATTTCCATCTCATGCATTGACTAAGAAAATTCGAGTCGGTCTTCAGGCACAGCCAGTGGACTTAATTGGTTGTTCGAAGCTACTTGGACAGGGCGTTGCCGTATCTCCGGTGGTAACCGTTGAGCCACGTCGCCGCAAATTCCACAAGGCGATCACATTGAGCATTCCGGCGCCAAAAACATGCAATCAGGGTATGGTTAATTCCATTCCCTATGGCGGCGGCACAAATGCGAATGCTCCCACCTTGAGATTGTTGTGCTCAATAACCGGCGGTCAGAATCGTGCTGTTTGGGAGGATGTGACTGGATCAACTCCATTGGCATTTGTGAAGAACAGCGTTAGCTTTACCACAACGGTATCGGCAAGATTTTGGTTGATGGACTGTCGCAATGTTGCCGACGCTGGACGTATGGCAACCGagctatatacatatatggctCAGGTGCCATTTGTGGTCAAGTTTGTAGTGTTCGCAAAGCGAATATCCGCAACAGAGGCAAAGCTATCCGTGTTCTGTATGACGGACGACAAGGAGGATAAGACGTTGGAGCAACAGGAGTACTTCACTGAGGTGGCCAAGAGTCGCGATGTTGAGATATTACAGGATCAAAACATTTATCTCGAATTTGCCGGTAATCTTGTACCCATCTTAAAATCGGGAGAGCAACTCAATACTAAGTTTCAAGCATTTCGTGAGAATCGCCTGTCATTTGTAGTGCATATTAAGGATCAAGAGCAACCAAAAGGTCGCGTCTGTTTTATGAGCGAACCGAAAGTGGGTCCCGGTGAAGCCCCAATACAGCCAATTTGTGCCCTTAATGTATCCCTGAATCCAGATATTAATGAGCAAGTCCATGAATACAATGGGAATGGTAGTTCAAATGTTATGGATTATGTTAAAGGTCTTAGTAACGGACTTAACATAGATCAAGGACTCACATacaaagatttaataaatgcCGAGATCCAAGCAAGTGCTAAATCTATAACAGATCATGTACAATCgaaagaaaatgcaaatgttataGAAGATACAATTCAATGCGCTGATATTCGATTATCTGATATATCCAATTTGCTGGGAAGTGACTGGCCGCAGTTGGCTAAAGAATTGGGCGTTCCCGAGACCGATATCGACCTAGTCAAAGCCGAGTACGCTGACCAGGATGTGTCACAGCAAAGTTTGATCATTCTGCGCCTATGGCTGACCCAACAGGGCTCCCAGGCCACTGGTAATGCCATGTCGCAGGCCCTAAATAAAATCGGACGTGATGATATTGTGGAGCAG